A section of the Geoalkalibacter ferrihydriticus DSM 17813 genome encodes:
- a CDS encoding site-2 protease family protein → MENILAKISIMLVPALMAVTIHEVAHGFFADRFGDPTARLLGRLTPNPVKHLDPVGTLALLIFGFGWARPVPVNFHNLRKPKTDMIWVALAGPLANLFLAMVSAFVLHSVILVAELLPADQQMAYQFLEPLALMAGFSLYINIILAVFNLLPVPPLDGGRVMVGILPPRQADMLARIEPFGFILIIFLIFFTDIYRLFLAPIVFGMVSFMAGSQEYMVFRAIEFLFGR, encoded by the coding sequence CGCGCATGGTTTTTTTGCGGACCGTTTCGGCGATCCGACCGCACGCCTGCTTGGGCGTTTAACCCCTAATCCGGTCAAACATCTTGACCCGGTCGGTACCCTGGCCCTGCTCATCTTCGGCTTCGGCTGGGCGCGGCCGGTGCCGGTCAACTTCCATAATCTGCGCAAACCCAAAACGGATATGATCTGGGTCGCCCTCGCCGGGCCCCTGGCTAACCTGTTCCTGGCCATGGTTTCCGCCTTCGTGCTGCATAGTGTCATCCTTGTGGCTGAGCTGCTTCCCGCCGACCAGCAAATGGCTTACCAATTTCTGGAACCCTTGGCGCTGATGGCCGGCTTCAGCCTCTACATTAATATCATTTTGGCGGTGTTTAATTTATTGCCGGTCCCCCCCTTGGACGGGGGGCGCGTCATGGTTGGCATTTTGCCTCCCCGGCAGGCGGACATGCTGGCGCGCATCGAACCGTTCGGGTTCATTCTCATCATCTTTCTCATTTTCTTTACCGACATCTATCGACTGTTTCTGGCGCCCATCGTTTTTGGCATGGTCAGCTTCATGGCGGGCAGTCAAGAATATATGGTGTTTCGCGCCATCGAGTTTCTTTTCGGCCGTTGA
- a CDS encoding tetratricopeptide repeat protein: protein MSNKEKLIAAAQKNLLKGQIAKAIKDYQKVVELDPRDIRSRQKLADLFLRAKMPKEAQEQYEGVARYFAENGFFLKAIAVYKQIQRIDPGRVEVYHRLAELNARQGLVGNALAEYKSLVNHYEKQGLLPEAINILHKMKDIDSENLNIRVKIAESYARAGLRDKGLAEFRDILKVLRAKRDPGKTLKLYTIFQPLFPAEPEIRKGHARALIDAGQVAAGVERVNKMLRDQPEDSALLRTLAFGLHRLGDFTGECQAWRSLLEQEPADLDVREGFLRACLKAEHYEEAVQKLELWQEDLFGAQRTELLKDLYEKLHAVLPDDPRVIKNLQAVYQACGEGEKLLDLMSFGEDDALAETSLSGRQDQEMLEGSVLAEAHLDLADDQDGADFADADTVEELPLELLEENLPAQDPGPSLEQSEKQDTEPELELEFDGDLLADLAPSGTAEEETGEEPDFDDADLGELELIELPDFTPVGAAGEPEPAPCASAVTESAVEAEETQDFFTDELPDLDIEFGDVEDTASLPASAPPAASSTLSQVEQERLDGDFTRFKKSLESQIDEGDAETHFNLGIAFKEMGLLDDAIAEFDQATGNLARRLSSLALKGICLKEKGDFDGAEEAFKSALLLPDIVESDLCNLYFELGLLQENRDQPEEALHYFEQVAHQDPSFREVSKRITQLRGRLGVKGGDDQGRVSYL, encoded by the coding sequence TTGTCAAATAAAGAAAAGCTGATTGCAGCGGCCCAGAAAAATCTCCTCAAAGGGCAGATCGCCAAGGCGATTAAAGACTATCAGAAGGTGGTCGAGCTTGACCCGCGGGATATCCGCAGTCGGCAGAAGCTGGCCGATCTGTTCCTGCGCGCGAAAATGCCCAAAGAAGCTCAGGAGCAGTACGAAGGAGTCGCTCGTTATTTCGCGGAAAATGGCTTTTTTCTAAAGGCCATAGCCGTTTATAAACAGATTCAGAGAATCGATCCTGGGCGTGTCGAGGTCTATCATCGATTGGCCGAACTCAATGCCCGGCAGGGGCTGGTCGGCAACGCACTGGCTGAATACAAAAGCCTGGTGAACCACTACGAAAAACAGGGGCTGTTGCCTGAGGCCATCAACATCCTGCATAAAATGAAGGATATTGATTCGGAAAACCTCAATATTCGCGTAAAAATTGCAGAAAGCTACGCCAGGGCCGGGTTGCGCGACAAGGGACTGGCCGAGTTTCGCGATATTCTCAAAGTGCTGCGCGCCAAGCGCGATCCGGGAAAAACTCTTAAACTTTATACGATTTTCCAACCCCTGTTTCCGGCGGAACCTGAAATCCGCAAAGGCCATGCCCGAGCGCTGATCGATGCCGGACAAGTGGCCGCAGGAGTCGAGCGGGTTAACAAAATGCTGCGCGATCAGCCTGAGGATTCCGCATTGTTGCGTACCTTGGCCTTCGGCCTGCATCGTCTGGGCGACTTCACCGGCGAGTGCCAGGCCTGGCGCAGTTTGCTTGAGCAGGAACCCGCCGACCTGGACGTACGCGAAGGTTTTCTGCGGGCCTGCCTCAAGGCTGAACACTATGAAGAGGCCGTACAGAAGCTTGAACTCTGGCAGGAGGATCTGTTTGGCGCGCAGCGTACCGAGCTGCTCAAAGATCTTTATGAAAAGCTGCACGCCGTGCTTCCCGATGACCCGCGCGTGATCAAAAACCTTCAAGCTGTGTATCAGGCCTGTGGCGAAGGCGAAAAGCTCCTCGATCTTATGTCTTTTGGAGAAGATGATGCCCTCGCTGAAACTTCCTTGAGTGGTCGGCAGGATCAGGAAATGCTTGAGGGGTCTGTGTTGGCCGAGGCCCACCTGGATCTTGCCGACGACCAGGACGGCGCGGATTTCGCGGATGCTGATACTGTTGAAGAATTGCCTTTGGAGTTGCTTGAGGAAAATTTGCCGGCTCAGGATCCTGGACCCTCTCTTGAGCAAAGCGAAAAGCAGGACACCGAGCCTGAATTGGAGTTGGAATTCGACGGCGATCTGTTGGCCGATTTGGCGCCGTCGGGAACTGCCGAAGAAGAGACCGGCGAGGAACCGGACTTCGACGATGCCGACCTCGGGGAGCTTGAGCTGATCGAGTTGCCGGATTTTACGCCTGTGGGCGCCGCGGGAGAACCGGAGCCTGCCCCTTGCGCCTCCGCTGTGACGGAATCTGCCGTTGAAGCTGAGGAAACTCAGGACTTTTTTACCGACGAATTGCCTGATCTCGACATTGAATTCGGCGATGTCGAGGATACCGCCTCTTTGCCTGCATCAGCGCCTCCCGCAGCGTCTTCGACCTTGAGCCAGGTGGAGCAGGAGCGCCTTGATGGCGATTTTACCCGTTTTAAAAAAAGCCTCGAAAGTCAGATCGACGAAGGCGATGCTGAAACTCATTTCAATCTGGGCATTGCTTTTAAGGAAATGGGGTTGCTCGATGATGCCATCGCCGAATTTGACCAAGCCACGGGAAATCTCGCGCGGCGCTTGAGCTCCCTGGCTCTCAAGGGAATCTGTCTGAAGGAAAAGGGCGATTTCGACGGTGCCGAAGAAGCGTTTAAATCTGCCTTGTTGCTCCCCGATATCGTTGAGAGTGATCTGTGCAACCTTTATTTCGAATTGGGACTTTTGCAGGAAAATCGTGACCAGCCTGAGGAGGCCCTGCACTACTTCGAACAGGTTGCGCATCAGGATCCTTCCTTCCGCGAGGTGAGCAAGCGCATTACGCAACTGCGCGGACGACTCGGCGTCAAGGGCGGCGACGATCAGGGGCGGGTCTCTTATCTTTGA
- the mutL gene encoding DNA mismatch repair endonuclease MutL yields MTSKVSILPENLCNMIAAGEVVERPASVIKELVENALDAGASDISVEVEGGGKKLMRVSDDGEGMSRDDAFLCLERHATSKIRASQDLAALTTLGFRGEALPAIASVSRLTLRTCGNDAGEGLEIYLEGGTVRKSQDMGLPRGTSIEVRSLFFNTPARRKFLRRDETEIGHIADVVTKQALAHPQVRFRLVHNGRELFEVRRGSLLEERIGAFLGRPLVRQLVPVEVGEPGELRLHGFLCPPEITRSSTGAIYTFINGRYVRDRVVQHGVLEGYRNLLMKGRYPVVVLFLEIDPAQVDVNVHPTKHEVRFRDQGKVHDFIAEGLRQVLKASPGLGRPAYSVSSPPVDSVPELRTGSEEPVAGDGVAESARQRVHEALVNYERRMPREASAPSPFTSAPPPAAAAPCEPRGFFQTLRYLGQYHNSYLLCQDGDDLVLVDQHAAHERIRFESLRQGYRRGSPARQALLFPQVVEFDFKGAALLAEHLDLVRGFGFDIEPFGGKAFAVKEVPEILAQADVERLLRDIVGDLELVGQSGAAEDVLDGFLMRLACHGVVRANQSLAPAEAQALLQALDQVVFKAHCPHGRPVQVRLTLGEVERLFRRS; encoded by the coding sequence ATGACCTCTAAAGTCAGCATTCTCCCCGAAAATCTGTGCAACATGATCGCTGCCGGCGAGGTGGTTGAGCGGCCGGCCTCTGTGATCAAGGAGTTGGTGGAAAACGCCCTTGATGCCGGAGCGAGCGACATCTCCGTCGAGGTCGAAGGTGGCGGCAAGAAACTTATGCGTGTCAGCGATGACGGTGAGGGGATGTCGCGCGACGATGCCTTCCTCTGTCTTGAGCGCCACGCCACCAGCAAGATTCGCGCGTCACAGGATCTGGCCGCCCTTACGACCTTGGGATTTCGTGGCGAGGCCCTGCCGGCCATCGCTTCGGTGAGCCGCCTGACTTTGCGGACCTGCGGCAACGACGCGGGCGAGGGCCTGGAGATCTATCTCGAAGGCGGCACGGTGCGCAAAAGCCAGGATATGGGCCTGCCGCGCGGCACGAGCATTGAGGTGCGCAGCCTTTTTTTCAATACGCCCGCGCGCCGCAAATTTTTGCGCCGCGACGAAACTGAAATCGGTCATATTGCCGATGTGGTTACCAAGCAGGCTCTGGCTCATCCGCAGGTGCGCTTCCGTCTGGTGCACAACGGACGTGAGCTTTTCGAGGTGCGTCGCGGCAGTCTACTCGAAGAGCGTATCGGTGCGTTCCTCGGCCGTCCCCTGGTCAGGCAACTGGTGCCGGTTGAGGTCGGCGAACCGGGCGAACTTCGTTTGCACGGGTTTCTCTGTCCGCCCGAGATCACTCGGTCATCCACGGGCGCCATTTATACCTTTATCAACGGTCGCTATGTCCGTGACCGGGTGGTTCAGCACGGCGTTCTCGAGGGCTATCGCAACCTGCTCATGAAGGGGCGCTATCCCGTGGTGGTTCTGTTTCTCGAGATCGATCCCGCTCAGGTCGATGTCAACGTGCACCCCACAAAGCACGAAGTTCGCTTTCGCGACCAGGGAAAGGTCCACGATTTCATCGCCGAGGGGTTGCGGCAGGTACTCAAGGCGTCGCCGGGACTTGGCCGCCCTGCTTATTCGGTTTCTTCCCCCCCAGTGGATTCTGTCCCGGAGTTGCGCACGGGCTCCGAGGAGCCCGTTGCCGGTGACGGGGTCGCTGAGTCGGCACGGCAGCGGGTCCATGAAGCTCTGGTCAATTATGAGCGGCGCATGCCGCGTGAGGCCAGCGCGCCCAGTCCTTTCACAAGTGCGCCACCGCCCGCAGCCGCTGCTCCCTGCGAGCCGCGCGGCTTTTTTCAAACGCTGCGTTATCTCGGGCAGTATCACAACAGTTATCTGCTGTGCCAGGACGGCGATGATCTGGTGTTAGTCGATCAACACGCCGCTCACGAACGCATTCGCTTCGAGAGCCTGCGCCAAGGCTACCGGCGCGGGTCGCCGGCCCGTCAGGCACTTCTGTTTCCCCAGGTGGTTGAGTTTGATTTCAAGGGGGCGGCGCTCTTGGCTGAGCATCTCGATCTGGTGCGCGGATTTGGTTTCGACATCGAGCCTTTCGGTGGCAAGGCTTTTGCCGTCAAAGAGGTGCCCGAAATTTTGGCCCAGGCCGATGTGGAGCGTTTGTTGCGCGACATAGTCGGCGATCTGGAACTGGTCGGTCAGAGCGGCGCGGCCGAGGATGTTTTGGACGGCTTTCTCATGCGCCTGGCTTGCCATGGCGTGGTGCGCGCCAACCAGAGCTTGGCTCCAGCCGAGGCGCAGGCGCTGCTACAGGCCCTTGACCAGGTTGTTTTCAAGGCTCACTGCCCTCACGGCCGACCGGTGCAGGTGCGCCTGACTCTGGGAGAGGTGGAACGCTTGTTCCGGCGAAGCTGA
- a CDS encoding ExeA family protein, with product MGYLEHFGLEHEPFSNAPDARFYFDSEQHVQALRRLRFAVDSNKGLGVVVGDIGTGKTTLARRMLDYLDPDRYQSSLLIMVHSGITPEWLLSHIAVQMGVSSPAADRLVMLRQLYERLLEIDAEGRRAVVLIDEAQMLQTRELMEEFRGLLNLEIPGRKLLNILFFGLPELEENLRLDPPLAQRVAVRCRLSPLTPRTTASYIWHRLQIAGGGRMVFEADAVAAVHQFSRGVPRLINTLCDNCLFEGASLKADQVDEQIVISMAQALDLQNESSALREEIDLDNGLAHIEAMLERLEMKY from the coding sequence ATGGGGTATCTTGAACATTTTGGGCTGGAACACGAGCCCTTTTCCAATGCCCCCGATGCACGTTTTTATTTTGACAGCGAGCAGCATGTACAGGCCTTGCGCCGTTTGCGTTTTGCCGTGGATTCCAACAAGGGTCTCGGTGTGGTGGTGGGCGATATCGGCACCGGCAAAACGACGCTGGCCAGGCGCATGCTCGATTATCTTGACCCGGATCGGTACCAGTCGAGTCTGCTGATCATGGTCCATTCGGGTATCACTCCTGAATGGCTGCTGTCGCATATAGCCGTGCAGATGGGGGTGAGTTCTCCCGCCGCAGATCGCCTTGTCATGCTGCGCCAGCTTTATGAGCGACTCCTGGAAATCGATGCTGAAGGACGCCGCGCCGTGGTTCTCATCGATGAGGCGCAAATGCTCCAAACCCGCGAACTGATGGAAGAGTTCCGGGGGTTGTTGAATCTTGAAATCCCCGGCCGCAAGCTATTGAACATCCTTTTTTTCGGATTGCCGGAATTGGAAGAAAATCTGCGTCTTGATCCCCCCCTCGCCCAGCGGGTGGCGGTGCGCTGTCGCCTCTCGCCTCTGACCCCGCGGACCACAGCCTCTTACATCTGGCACCGGCTGCAGATCGCCGGGGGGGGGCGCATGGTTTTTGAGGCCGATGCCGTGGCCGCTGTTCATCAATTCTCCCGCGGGGTACCGCGACTAATCAACACCCTGTGCGACAACTGCCTGTTTGAAGGGGCAAGCCTCAAAGCCGATCAGGTCGATGAGCAGATCGTCATCAGCATGGCTCAGGCGCTGGACTTGCAAAACGAATCGTCCGCTCTGCGCGAGGAAATTGACCTTGATAATGGTTTGGCGCATATTGAAGCGATGCTTGAGCGCCTGGAAATGAAATACTGA
- a CDS encoding pseudouridine synthase, with protein sequence MKERLQKLIAAAGLASRRQAEEWIAAGRVLVNDHVAALGDKADPGSDRIQVNGRLLPRSEDKVYLLLHKPAGYVTTLRDPQGRPIVTDLIKNCAARVFPVGRLDAGTEGLLLLTNDGALAQHLAHPRHKVDKTYLVKVRGRLNEQARERLQQGVDLDDGPTLPAILSQLRFTTGNTWFELTLREGRNRQVRRMCEAVGFPVVRLKRLRIGFLELGSLAAGHYRPLTRAEVARLKDL encoded by the coding sequence ATGAAGGAGCGTCTGCAAAAACTCATTGCCGCCGCAGGCTTGGCCTCTCGGCGCCAGGCCGAGGAATGGATTGCCGCAGGACGGGTTCTGGTCAATGATCATGTGGCTGCCCTGGGCGACAAGGCCGACCCTGGGTCAGACCGTATTCAGGTCAACGGGCGGCTGCTGCCGCGCAGCGAAGACAAAGTTTATCTGCTGCTGCACAAACCCGCTGGGTATGTCACCACGCTGCGTGATCCTCAAGGCCGGCCCATCGTCACGGATCTCATCAAGAATTGCGCCGCGCGGGTTTTTCCGGTTGGACGCCTCGATGCCGGCACCGAGGGGCTGCTGCTGCTTACCAATGACGGTGCTCTGGCGCAGCACCTGGCTCATCCGCGTCACAAAGTCGACAAAACTTACCTGGTCAAGGTCAGAGGGCGCCTTAACGAACAAGCTCGCGAACGATTGCAACAGGGCGTCGATCTTGACGACGGTCCGACACTGCCTGCCATTTTGAGCCAATTGCGATTTACCACCGGCAACACCTGGTTTGAGCTGACCTTGCGCGAGGGGCGCAACCGCCAGGTGCGGCGCATGTGCGAAGCCGTGGGTTTCCCCGTTGTACGTCTCAAGCGACTGCGCATCGGATTTCTTGAGCTGGGCAGCCTGGCGGCGGGCCATTATCGCCCGTTGACTCGGGCTGAGGTGGCTCGCTTGAAGGATTTATAG
- the miaA gene encoding tRNA (adenosine(37)-N6)-dimethylallyltransferase MiaA, producing the protein MREHRKIPLLVLCGPTGSGKTALAVRLAETWPMEVISADSRQVFRGMDIGTAKATPEERACVPHHLIDLVDPDQDFSAADFAERGRDAVAQIVARGHRPLLVGGTGFYIRALTQGLLDAPAGDAALRQELHAFAEAQGPQALWRRLQTVDPEAAAQIHPNNLVRVVRALEVFSLTGKPISQLQAQHGFDDRPYALLKIAVMPPREELFRRIDQRVEAMVAAGLFEETAELLRRGYGSELKSMRTLGYQEAAACLRGEISCERAVEMIQLHTRQFAKRQLTWFRKDPEIIWVDSLREFATILQLIEKFYS; encoded by the coding sequence ATGAGGGAACACCGGAAAATTCCCCTGCTGGTGCTGTGCGGACCCACTGGTTCGGGCAAAACCGCCCTTGCCGTGCGTCTTGCAGAAACCTGGCCGATGGAGGTTATCTCTGCCGACAGTCGTCAGGTTTTTCGTGGGATGGATATCGGCACCGCCAAGGCGACTCCTGAAGAGCGGGCATGCGTTCCCCATCATCTCATCGATCTGGTCGATCCCGATCAGGATTTTTCGGCGGCGGACTTCGCCGAAAGGGGTCGGGACGCGGTGGCGCAGATTGTCGCGCGCGGACATCGTCCCCTGCTGGTGGGCGGCACCGGATTCTATATCCGTGCCCTGACCCAGGGCCTGCTTGATGCGCCCGCCGGGGACGCTGCTCTGCGGCAGGAACTGCATGCCTTCGCCGAGGCGCAGGGGCCGCAGGCCTTGTGGCGGCGCTTGCAAACGGTCGATCCTGAAGCCGCCGCGCAGATTCATCCCAACAATCTGGTGCGGGTGGTGCGCGCTCTTGAGGTCTTCAGCCTCACCGGGAAGCCTATTTCGCAATTGCAGGCCCAACATGGTTTTGACGACCGACCCTATGCCCTGCTCAAGATCGCCGTCATGCCCCCGCGCGAAGAACTCTTTCGGCGCATAGATCAGCGGGTCGAGGCCATGGTTGCCGCTGGTCTTTTCGAAGAAACCGCCGAACTTCTCAGGCGCGGTTATGGATCTGAATTAAAGTCCATGCGCACCCTTGGCTACCAGGAGGCGGCGGCCTGCCTGCGTGGTGAAATCAGCTGCGAGCGCGCCGTCGAGATGATTCAGCTCCATACCCGGCAATTCGCCAAACGCCAGTTGACTTGGTTTCGCAAAGATCCTGAAATAATTTGGGTTGATTCCTTGAGAGAGTTTGCTACAATCCTCCAGTTGATTGAAAAATTTTATTCTTAA
- a CDS encoding DUF512 domain-containing protein yields the protein MLKILHIHPDSIGDELELEAGDAVLAVNGQPVRDLLDFHLYSGDAVDFLLEVQKKQGELWDLHIERGLDEDLGIEFEHPEPTQCGNNCLFCFVHQLPRGMRRTLYVKDEDYRFSYLYGSYITLTNVGEAEIARIISQKLSPLYVSVHATDDQLRARLLGQKTPAILPLLKRLIDAGIELHTQIVVCPGINDGEQLRKSIIDLQTFYPGVRSLAVVPVGLTGYRRHLPALRVPSREEAAAILDTIDGLQNSFLVRSGSRFVFAADELYLKAQREFPLAPFYEDFPQWENGVGMVAMFRQEAGEALAAAQPLALEEVSLVTGESAAEELRRFAENLRDRTGVHIRVHVVRNTFFGGQVSVTGLLTGRDILEQLRDKPLGEALLLPAVMIKEGEDLLLDDLSLTEMERELGVPVEKVAATPLGLVAGLEVMDEILHGEEP from the coding sequence ATGCTGAAAATCCTTCATATCCATCCTGACAGCATCGGCGACGAACTCGAACTCGAAGCAGGAGATGCGGTTCTGGCCGTCAACGGGCAACCGGTGCGCGACCTGCTCGATTTTCATCTGTACAGCGGCGATGCCGTTGATTTTCTCCTTGAGGTGCAGAAGAAGCAGGGAGAACTCTGGGACCTGCACATCGAGCGCGGACTCGACGAGGATCTCGGTATCGAATTCGAGCATCCCGAACCCACACAGTGCGGCAACAACTGCCTGTTCTGCTTTGTTCACCAGTTGCCGCGCGGCATGCGCCGCACCCTCTATGTCAAGGATGAGGATTACCGCTTCTCTTATCTTTACGGCAGCTACATCACTCTGACCAATGTCGGTGAAGCCGAAATCGCGCGGATCATTTCGCAGAAACTCTCCCCTCTGTACGTGTCCGTGCATGCCACCGATGATCAGTTGCGCGCCCGCCTGCTGGGACAGAAGACCCCCGCCATCCTGCCATTGCTTAAACGGTTGATCGATGCCGGGATTGAACTTCATACCCAGATCGTGGTTTGCCCGGGGATCAATGACGGCGAGCAATTGAGAAAATCCATCATCGATCTTCAGACGTTTTATCCCGGAGTGCGCTCGCTTGCTGTCGTGCCCGTGGGGTTGACCGGTTATCGCCGGCATCTTCCCGCATTGCGCGTGCCCAGCCGTGAAGAAGCCGCAGCTATTCTTGACACCATCGACGGTTTGCAAAACTCCTTTCTGGTTCGCAGTGGCAGCCGTTTTGTCTTTGCCGCCGATGAACTCTATCTCAAGGCCCAGCGGGAGTTTCCTCTCGCGCCTTTCTATGAGGACTTTCCCCAGTGGGAAAACGGCGTCGGCATGGTCGCCATGTTTCGCCAGGAGGCCGGCGAGGCCCTGGCTGCCGCACAGCCTCTGGCGCTCGAGGAAGTCAGCCTGGTAACCGGCGAATCGGCAGCCGAGGAGTTGAGGCGCTTTGCCGAAAATCTGCGTGACAGAACCGGGGTGCATATCCGCGTACATGTGGTGCGCAATACTTTTTTCGGCGGTCAGGTCAGTGTCACCGGATTGCTCACCGGTCGCGATATTCTCGAGCAGTTGCGGGACAAGCCTCTGGGCGAGGCGTTGCTGCTGCCCGCTGTGATGATCAAAGAGGGAGAAGATCTGCTCCTCGATGATCTGAGCCTGACCGAGATGGAGCGGGAATTGGGCGTGCCGGTGGAAAAGGTCGCGGCGACGCCTTTGGGCTTGGTGGCCGGCCTGGAGGTGATGGATGAAATTCTCCATGGAGAGGAGCCCTGA
- the hfq gene encoding RNA chaperone Hfq → MAKTPFNIQDQYLNQARKERVHVNLTMMSGEKLVGYIKSFDSFCVLVDSSGDILLYKHAISSITSSDGNFRLHGGKD, encoded by the coding sequence ATGGCAAAGACCCCGTTCAATATTCAGGATCAGTACCTCAATCAGGCCCGTAAAGAGCGGGTGCACGTGAACCTCACCATGATGTCGGGAGAGAAGCTTGTCGGCTACATCAAGTCATTCGACAGCTTTTGCGTACTGGTGGACAGCAGCGGCGACATTCTGCTCTACAAGCACGCGATTTCCTCCATCACCTCCTCGGACGGCAATTTCCGTCTGCATGGGGGCAAGGACTAA